TAACTCTTCCAAAACCATTGTGCTCAATAAAAGCTTTCTCCTTGTACATCTGAGGCCAGAGTACTGGCGCAACTGGTACCCCCTCAGCCTCTATTGCTTGCCAAAATTCCTTAATGGAACAACGTAATTTTTGAATGTCCAATACCACCGGAAACAACCAGAAAGACACGAGCTTATCTTCTTTTCGATGTGGAGGCGTGTAAAGGACCGCTTCGTGGTTCTCAAAAAAGGACAGAAGCTTCTCTCCTATGCGTATTCTGCGTGGTTTATTCCAGCTATCAAATCTTTCTAATTCGCAAAGACCTATGATAGATTGAATTTCGGTCATGCGATAATTAAAGCCTACTCGCTCATGGATGTAAAAGAGCTTCTTTTCCAACTCTAAAAGACGCAGGCGTTCTCTAACATCATAGCCATGATCCCGGAAGGAACGAGCACGCCAGGCAAGTTCTTCATCGTTAGTCACTACACATCCACCTTCTCCTCCCGTGGTAAAATGTTTAGATTGACAAAAACTAAAAGCACCCAAATGGCCAATACTTCCTACTTTTTTTCCCTGATATTCACTTCCATGGGCTTGCGCACAATCCTCTATAACAAAAAGATTATGTCTGGTAGCTATATCCATGATGGGTTCCATATCACATGGAATGCCGTACAGGTGAACCACTATTATACCTCTGGTTCTGGACGTTATTTTTCGCTCCACATCTTCTGGATCTATAGTATGGGTTTCTCTTCGCACATCAGCAAAAACCGGGATTGCACCCGCTTGAAGAACACAAAATGCTGAAGCTATAAAAGAATATGAAGGAACAATCACTTCATCCCCTGGACCAATTTCGCAAGCAGCTAAAGCAGTATGCAAAGCTGATGTCCCATTAGTTGTGGAAATACCAAACTGACATCCACAATACTCAGCCCACTTTCTTTCAAACTCCATTCCTTTGGTACCCGTCCAGTAATTAACTAATCCTGTTTCCAAAGGTTTCAATGCTTCTTTCTTGGTTTTTTCAGAAAAAGAAGGCCACATTGGGAAACTTTTCTCATTAACCGGTTTTCCTCCATGGATTGCCAATTTTTCCACTTCTTTCCCCTCCCTTCAATTAATTCTGTACAAAGCTCTAATACTCTATTGATATATTCTCTCAGGACATGTGTATCTCTACGTTATCAGCCACCCCACCAAGCATGGTGTAGGTTCCTGGCAGAGTCTGCAGGATAGAGGCAGGCACCAGGGTGTTCACCCTTCCGTGAGCAGCAAGACGGGCTATGAAGCGCTGCCAGCTCACTCCTCCACCGATATAGCCATCCAGCCAGAAGCTGCGGTCTTTAGCCTGCACAATCTGAGCAGGACCAATGGTGGCTGCTTTGGGTGGTACCCAGGACCAGTCTCCACTGAAAGAATGCAATGCATTCTGCATGATGGTCATGGGATGCAGCTCCACGATGCGGGGTCCAGCCTGCTTGAAAGCTTCCAGATCATCGCCAAACTCAAAACCAAGATGTGCTTCCCAAAAAGCAATGTGACCACACCAACCCACACCACCGTAGCAGCAATCTGCGCCACCCAGGTCAGCAATCATTTTGGCGTAATCATTCAGAACTTCTTTGGTTGGGAAGTGAATGTTTCTTTCGGGAGGACGGAGCTTGGGGTCAATCTTTGAAAAGAAACCGTCCCACATGGCTTTCTGGAAAGAACCCGGCCAGGTGGGAGGAGCCGTGTTGCCTTCCTCGTCAGCGTATTCATCCATGTTGAAGGTGTACACGTGGTCCATGGGAATGCGCAACCTGTTAATCATCTCTGCAGCAATGGGGTACTGGGGCATGGGGCCAACTGGTAGAATGAGTACCAGCTTTTGATTTTTTTCACGAGCCTCCACAATGCGAGTGACGATGTCCAGAGCAAACTGGAAATAGAAATCTTCTTTGTTCTCGATGATGCGGATTTTGAAGTCAGGGTTGGGATGTTTGGTGATTTCTTCTTTGGTTATTTTTCTAACTCGCTCACATTCTTCCCGATCCTGAAAGGGGATAAACTTGGCTAAAGAGTAACGGAAAGTGGTCACAATATCTACCTCCTTTTTATCCTTTAATCGCTCCCCCTGCTAACCCCTGAACCAGCTCCTTCTCAATGAACAAGAACAAAAATACTACCGGTAACAGAGCCAGTAAGGCAGCAGCCATAAGGTAGTGCCACTGTACAGTCCAGCGCCCAATAAAATTGTACAGTCCCAATGTAAGTGGTCTTTTCTCCATCGAAGTTATGAAAGTTAGAGCAAACATAAATTCGTTCCAAGCGGTAATAAAAGTATATATAATCGTAGTAACCAAGCCAGGCATGGCTACTGGCAAAAGTACCCTTACAACCGACTGTAAGCGAGAGCAGCCATCAATTAAAGAAGCTTCTTCAATTTCTTTGGGAATACTTCTAAAATAACCACTCAATAACCATATAGAAAATGCAAGAGTAAAAACTCCATTAGTCAAAACCAGAGCAAAAAGATTATCGAGTAAACCCAACGAAGAAATAATCTTAAAGAGAGAAATAATCACAATAACAGGCGAAAACATCTGTACTACCAAAAATAGATACATTACGAGACTTTTACTCCGGAAGTTAATTCTGGCAGCCGCGTAAGCAGCTGGTATACATAAAGCCATATTTAACAAGGTCGTTCCAGCAGCAATGATAAAACTGTTTCTAAAGTAAGCACCCAAAGGATATTTACTCCAAATATCCACAAAGTTTTGTAATCTTACCTCACGGGGAATCCAGTGTGGAGGATTCGCATAAACTTCTTCAAGAGGTTTAAAAGCAGTTGAAACCATGACAAAAAAAGGGAAAAGCAAAATAAGCAACAAAAACACCACAATAGGGTATATAAAGTATTTCCCTCTGCTTACCACCGCTTTCACGACCTTTCTCTAAAATACGCCCTCGCGTAAATAATACTTACAGCGAGCAAGATAATAAAAGTGATAACCGCCATCGAAGCAGCCGGGCCAAAACGCAAATATTGAAAAGCATATTTATAAATATAGGTAATTAAGATGTCTGTTGAATTAGCCGGACCGCCCTTGGTAAGAATATAAATAACGTTAAAATCATTAAAAGTCCACAAAGTAGAAAGCAAAGTAGCAACTGTTAAAACACCACTTAAAAGAGGAAGAGTAACAAAACGAAATTTAGCAAAAGAACTTGCTCCATCAATGTCTGCAGCCTCGTAAAGTTCTGTAGGAATAGCCTGAAGCCCAGCCAAAAAAACTAAAGCCATAAATGGTATGCCACACCATATATCTACCCAAAGATTGGCAAAAAAGGCCGGTTTAGGATAGGCCAACCATACTGGGGGGTTTTTCCATATACCCAGCGTTTTAAGAGTATGATTTAAAAGCCCAAAATCATTATTGTAAGTCCATTGCCACAACATGGCACTTATAGGAACAGAACTTGCCCACGGAATAACCACCAAAGATCGAGCAACCTTTCGACCCCAAAAATCGG
This portion of the Thermatribacter velox genome encodes:
- a CDS encoding carbohydrate ABC transporter permease, which gives rise to MFRKMIAREAKIAFWCLLPAVAFLMVFMFYPIFYVILMSFFKTNRLGNLVSYTGLGNYRFLFRRPEFWTIILRSCVWTALAVAVKTAFGLVIALSLNTDFWGRKVARSLVVIPWASSVPISAMLWQWTYNNDFGLLNHTLKTLGIWKNPPVWLAYPKPAFFANLWVDIWCGIPFMALVFLAGLQAIPTELYEAADIDGASSFAKFRFVTLPLLSGVLTVATLLSTLWTFNDFNVIYILTKGGPANSTDILITYIYKYAFQYLRFGPAASMAVITFIILLAVSIIYARAYFRERS
- a CDS encoding DegT/DnrJ/EryC1/StrS family aminotransferase; protein product: MEKLAIHGGKPVNEKSFPMWPSFSEKTKKEALKPLETGLVNYWTGTKGMEFERKWAEYCGCQFGISTTNGTSALHTALAACEIGPGDEVIVPSYSFIASAFCVLQAGAIPVFADVRRETHTIDPEDVERKITSRTRGIIVVHLYGIPCDMEPIMDIATRHNLFVIEDCAQAHGSEYQGKKVGSIGHLGAFSFCQSKHFTTGGEGGCVVTNDEELAWRARSFRDHGYDVRERLRLLELEKKLFYIHERVGFNYRMTEIQSIIGLCELERFDSWNKPRRIRIGEKLLSFFENHEAVLYTPPHRKEDKLVSFWLFPVVLDIQKLRCSIKEFWQAIEAEGVPVAPVLWPQMYKEKAFIEHNGFGRVKFPFESKEYTNPKSVRYDQVVCENAAWLEERTFCFPCHPVYEDKHVTLMIKAFEKVYDYFKK
- a CDS encoding carbohydrate ABC transporter permease, coding for MKAVVSRGKYFIYPIVVFLLLILLFPFFVMVSTAFKPLEEVYANPPHWIPREVRLQNFVDIWSKYPLGAYFRNSFIIAAGTTLLNMALCIPAAYAAARINFRSKSLVMYLFLVVQMFSPVIVIISLFKIISSLGLLDNLFALVLTNGVFTLAFSIWLLSGYFRSIPKEIEEASLIDGCSRLQSVVRVLLPVAMPGLVTTIIYTFITAWNEFMFALTFITSMEKRPLTLGLYNFIGRWTVQWHYLMAAALLALLPVVFLFLFIEKELVQGLAGGAIKG
- a CDS encoding 6-phosphogluconolactonase, whose amino-acid sequence is MTTFRYSLAKFIPFQDREECERVRKITKEEITKHPNPDFKIRIIENKEDFYFQFALDIVTRIVEAREKNQKLVLILPVGPMPQYPIAAEMINRLRIPMDHVYTFNMDEYADEEGNTAPPTWPGSFQKAMWDGFFSKIDPKLRPPERNIHFPTKEVLNDYAKMIADLGGADCCYGGVGWCGHIAFWEAHLGFEFGDDLEAFKQAGPRIVELHPMTIMQNALHSFSGDWSWVPPKAATIGPAQIVQAKDRSFWLDGYIGGGVSWQRFIARLAAHGRVNTLVPASILQTLPGTYTMLGGVADNVEIHMS